The following proteins are encoded in a genomic region of Streptomyces collinus Tu 365:
- a CDS encoding phosphotransferase family protein, translating into MSADHPPGLDLDRLRGLLDRERPGLVNGPLSGRLIEGGRSNLTYALSDGTAKWVVRRPPLGHVLATAHDMRREHRVISALHPTDVPVPRPVLLCEDEEVLGAPFYVMDFVEGTPYRTAQQLAPLGPERTRDAVLSLVDTLVELHAVDPAEVGLADFGRPEGFLDRQLRRWGKQLDASRNRELPGIDELHAALGRELPASPAATVVHGDYRLDNVLIGDDDRIRAILDWEMSTLGDPLTDLGLLVMYSRPLGMPHSPVSTTAEAPGHPSPRELIERYAARSGRDVSAVSWYTAFAWFKLAVILEGIHYRYTLGQTVGRGFDRIGELVPVFIDHGLTTLQEG; encoded by the coding sequence ATGAGCGCCGACCACCCGCCAGGACTCGATCTCGACCGGCTGCGCGGCCTGCTGGACCGCGAACGGCCCGGCCTGGTGAACGGCCCGCTGTCCGGCCGGCTGATCGAGGGCGGACGGTCGAACCTCACGTACGCGCTCTCCGACGGCACCGCGAAGTGGGTCGTCCGCCGGCCCCCGCTCGGCCATGTGCTGGCCACCGCGCACGACATGCGGCGCGAGCACCGGGTGATCAGCGCGCTGCACCCGACGGACGTGCCGGTCCCCCGCCCGGTGCTGCTGTGCGAGGACGAGGAGGTGCTCGGAGCGCCGTTCTACGTCATGGACTTCGTCGAGGGCACTCCGTACCGCACCGCCCAGCAGCTCGCCCCGCTCGGTCCGGAGCGCACCCGCGACGCGGTGCTGTCCCTGGTGGACACCCTGGTCGAGCTGCACGCGGTGGACCCGGCCGAGGTGGGCCTCGCCGACTTCGGCCGTCCGGAGGGCTTCCTCGACCGCCAGCTGCGCCGCTGGGGCAAGCAGCTCGACGCCTCCCGCAACCGCGAGCTGCCCGGCATCGACGAACTGCACGCGGCCCTCGGCCGGGAACTGCCCGCCTCCCCCGCCGCCACGGTCGTCCACGGCGACTACCGGCTGGACAACGTCCTGATCGGGGACGACGACCGGATCAGGGCGATCCTCGACTGGGAGATGTCGACGCTCGGCGACCCGCTCACCGACCTCGGCCTGCTGGTGATGTACAGCCGGCCGCTCGGCATGCCGCACTCCCCCGTCTCCACCACCGCCGAGGCGCCGGGACACCCGTCCCCGCGGGAGCTGATCGAGCGGTACGCCGCGCGCTCGGGGCGCGACGTCTCGGCCGTCTCCTGGTACACCGCCTTCGCCTGGTTCAAGCTCGCCGTGATCCTGGAGGGCATCCACTACCGGTACACGCTCGGCCAGACGGTCGGGCGCGGCTTCGACCGCATCGGTGAACTCGTGCCGGTCTTCATCGACCACGGACTGACCACTCTTCAGGAAGGCTGA